In a genomic window of Paramicrobacterium chengjingii:
- the clpS gene encoding ATP-dependent Clp protease adapter ClpS — MPQTDEDTRLDEQLTLGSPWVTIVWDDPVNLMTYVAFVFRSYFGMSRDQAERLMLRVHNDGRAVVATGTREEMERHVAAMHGYGLMSTLQKAD, encoded by the coding sequence ATGCCGCAGACCGACGAAGACACCAGACTCGACGAGCAGCTGACTCTCGGCTCGCCGTGGGTGACGATCGTGTGGGACGACCCGGTGAATCTCATGACGTACGTGGCCTTTGTGTTCCGGAGCTACTTTGGCATGAGCCGAGATCAGGCAGAGAGGTTGATGTTGCGAGTGCACAACGACGGGCGGGCTGTCGTAGCAACCGGCACGCGCGAAGAGATGGAGAGGCACGTCGCCGCGATGCATGGTTACGGTCTCATGTCGACGTTGCAGAAGGCGGACTGA
- a CDS encoding thymidylate synthase — MRQYLDLMQRVLDEGVEKSDRTGTGTLSVFGHQMRFDLQAGFPVLTTKKLHLRSIIGELLWFLRGDTNVAWLHENNVKIWDEWADENGDLGPVYGHQWRSWPTPNGGHIDQIAKVIESLKSNPDSRRHIVNAWNVAEVDDMALPPCHTMFQFYVANGALSCQLYQRSADVFLGVPFNIASYALLTMMVAQVTGLKVGEFVHTFGDAHLYLNHLEQTKLQLSREPGPLPTMRINPERTQIDSFEIADFTLENYEAAPSIKAPIAV; from the coding sequence ATGCGCCAATACCTTGACTTGATGCAGCGTGTTCTCGACGAGGGCGTCGAAAAATCCGACCGCACCGGAACCGGAACTCTCAGCGTGTTCGGGCACCAGATGCGGTTCGATCTGCAGGCGGGTTTTCCCGTTCTCACCACGAAGAAGCTGCACCTGCGAAGCATCATCGGCGAACTGCTGTGGTTTTTGCGCGGCGACACGAACGTGGCCTGGCTGCACGAGAACAACGTGAAGATCTGGGATGAGTGGGCAGACGAGAACGGAGACCTCGGGCCGGTTTACGGTCACCAGTGGCGTTCCTGGCCGACGCCGAACGGAGGGCACATCGATCAGATCGCGAAGGTGATTGAGTCGCTGAAGTCCAACCCCGACTCACGGCGGCACATCGTCAACGCATGGAATGTCGCCGAGGTCGACGACATGGCTCTGCCGCCGTGTCACACGATGTTCCAATTTTATGTGGCGAACGGCGCACTCTCGTGTCAGCTGTACCAGCGCTCGGCCGACGTCTTTCTCGGAGTGCCGTTCAACATTGCCTCCTACGCACTTCTCACCATGATGGTGGCACAGGTCACCGGACTGAAAGTGGGCGAATTCGTGCACACGTTCGGCGATGCGCACCTGTACCTGAATCACCTGGAGCAGACGAAGCTGCAGCTGTCGCGTGAGCCGGGGCCGTTGCCCACCATGCGCATCAATCCCGAACGCACGCAGATCGATTCGTTCGAGATCGCGGACTTCACGCTCGAGAACTACGAGGCGGCCCCCAGCATCAAGGCACCGATCGCTGTATGA
- a CDS encoding DUF2017 family protein, with the protein MMRAFRRSGEHIEAQFEDIEVSVLTNLTEQLQALIDGIAAGGAVGDAAGSRLFPPAYLRDDESAEEFRRFTVDDLTQGKRADADAVLETFRDHGALPVSMGHTTAVRLDRERALRWMRSLTDLRLSLDSRIAEPTDELAAELSDEDVESLQGMYDWLTFVQGTLIEAVEELDAR; encoded by the coding sequence ATGATGCGGGCTTTTCGGCGTTCGGGTGAGCACATCGAGGCGCAGTTCGAAGACATTGAGGTATCGGTGCTCACCAACCTCACCGAGCAGCTGCAAGCCCTAATCGACGGGATTGCGGCAGGCGGTGCCGTCGGCGATGCGGCCGGGTCACGGCTATTTCCGCCCGCGTACCTGCGTGATGACGAGTCGGCCGAGGAGTTCCGGCGATTCACCGTCGATGACCTGACACAGGGCAAGAGGGCAGACGCGGATGCTGTGCTCGAGACGTTTCGCGATCACGGCGCCCTTCCTGTGTCGATGGGGCACACGACAGCGGTGCGTCTTGATCGCGAACGCGCACTGCGCTGGATGCGATCGCTCACCGACTTGCGACTCAGTCTCGACTCGCGCATCGCCGAGCCGACCGACGAGCTCGCGGCGGAGCTCAGCGACGAAGACGTCGAGTCGTTGCAGGGCATGTACGACTGGCTGACATTTGTGCAGGGCACCCTGATCGAGGCGGTTGAGGAGCTCGATGCCCGCTGA
- a CDS encoding MerR family transcriptional regulator encodes MDELTAGEFRHRTRLSAKMLRLYADADLLTPARIDPFNQYRYYDESQIPLARLIVLLRGLKMPLADIGRLLEAHDDQRPGIVDAYWQRVESEHATTRALANYVISQFDPERTPTMSVHTRTVNETTYVTEKKTVRPEQIPSFIEESGHRLFTVASRFGGPAGALTTIYNQEVNDESSGEIENAVPVAGAISESDVSAPVSVLTEPAGEHAYTRISKAQVRFPQILQAYDEVFAWLEKQSLTPTGRPREVYFADWAEIGPDDPACDIAVPFTR; translated from the coding sequence ATGGACGAGTTGACGGCCGGGGAATTCCGGCATCGCACTAGGCTGAGCGCGAAGATGCTCAGACTCTACGCCGATGCCGATTTGCTCACGCCGGCGCGCATCGATCCGTTCAACCAGTATCGCTATTACGACGAGAGTCAGATTCCACTCGCACGATTGATCGTCCTGTTGCGAGGACTCAAGATGCCGCTCGCGGACATCGGGAGGCTCCTCGAAGCTCATGACGACCAGCGTCCGGGCATCGTCGACGCGTACTGGCAGCGGGTCGAGTCCGAGCACGCGACAACGCGCGCTCTCGCGAACTACGTGATCTCGCAATTCGATCCCGAAAGGACACCGACAATGTCAGTGCACACGAGAACAGTGAACGAGACCACGTACGTCACCGAAAAGAAGACAGTGCGGCCGGAGCAGATTCCGTCGTTCATTGAAGAATCAGGACATCGGCTTTTCACTGTCGCCAGCCGGTTCGGCGGCCCCGCCGGTGCGCTGACGACCATCTACAACCAGGAGGTGAACGACGAGTCCTCTGGCGAGATCGAGAATGCGGTGCCAGTCGCCGGCGCTATCTCAGAATCCGATGTCTCCGCACCAGTCTCGGTGCTGACCGAACCAGCCGGCGAGCACGCCTACACACGCATCTCAAAGGCGCAGGTGCGATTTCCGCAGATCCTGCAGGCGTACGACGAAGTGTTCGCATGGCTGGAGAAACAGAGCCTCACCCCGACGGGGCGACCACGTGAGGTCTACTTCGCCGACTGGGCTGAGATCGGCCCCGATGACCCGGCGTGCGACATCGCCGTTCCATTCACCCGGTAA
- a CDS encoding heat shock protein transcriptional repressor HspR, producing the protein MDENSPVFAIAIAAELAGMHPQTLRQYDRIGLVEPKRTAGRSRRYSMRDVEQLREVQRLSGEGVSLEGIARILSLENEVTRLSGRVRELENALADQVLKSQGRRVFAAGEHGDVIPLRSGTRTQRRTEIVVWRPRRDDV; encoded by the coding sequence ATGGACGAGAACTCACCGGTCTTCGCGATCGCAATCGCTGCCGAGCTTGCGGGGATGCACCCTCAGACGCTCCGGCAGTACGACCGCATTGGGCTCGTGGAGCCCAAACGAACGGCCGGGCGTTCTCGCCGCTACTCAATGCGAGACGTTGAGCAACTGCGTGAAGTGCAGCGTCTGAGCGGAGAGGGCGTGAGCTTGGAGGGGATCGCGCGCATTCTGAGTCTCGAGAACGAAGTCACCCGACTTTCCGGTCGCGTGCGCGAACTCGAGAACGCGCTTGCCGACCAGGTGCTGAAATCGCAGGGTCGGCGAGTCTTCGCCGCGGGTGAGCACGGTGACGTCATTCCCTTGAGAAGCGGAACACGCACACAGAGACGCACGGAAATCGTCGTGTGGCGCCCGCGACGCGACGACGTGTGA
- a CDS encoding Gfo/Idh/MocA family protein, whose amino-acid sequence MEPYATARSSVASGALGRIVRSEFTREAATPAGGSWFDDDAASGGILVDFLIHDYDQARWMFGDVQRVEATQIPATIEGVVPTLVEARVILTHVGGAVTEVTGRWGPPETKFRTAFRIEGDMGMIDHDSPAEHETESAAAHEDAYLAQLSDFSDAITDGAPTRVTAIDGLAAVRIAEAAHRSAASGAPVGLI is encoded by the coding sequence ATGGAGCCCTACGCGACAGCCCGCTCGAGTGTCGCATCCGGTGCGCTCGGCCGTATAGTGCGCTCGGAGTTCACTCGCGAGGCAGCAACACCGGCCGGCGGATCATGGTTCGACGACGATGCAGCCTCGGGCGGAATTCTGGTGGACTTTCTCATTCACGATTACGATCAGGCGCGCTGGATGTTCGGCGATGTGCAACGAGTCGAAGCGACGCAGATACCCGCGACTATCGAGGGCGTCGTGCCGACGCTCGTTGAGGCGCGTGTGATTCTTACCCACGTCGGTGGCGCTGTCACCGAAGTGACGGGGCGTTGGGGACCACCCGAGACGAAATTTCGCACCGCATTCCGCATCGAGGGCGATATGGGAATGATCGATCATGATTCGCCAGCGGAGCATGAGACCGAGTCTGCCGCTGCGCACGAAGACGCGTACCTCGCACAGCTCAGCGACTTCAGCGACGCGATCACCGACGGCGCACCGACACGGGTCACCGCGATCGATGGGCTCGCCGCCGTGCGCATTGCCGAAGCGGCGCATCGCTCGGCAGCATCCGGTGCTCCTGTCGGGTTGATCTGA
- a CDS encoding class I SAM-dependent methyltransferase: protein MTSFSFDLLRRWPDIEAPNLYAVDATDRLLLDTAKAELADAEKDSVVAIGDRYGALALGAAALHSAAGIRVHQDGLSQEHAIVANAERFGLSERIVMRPLDDDLVSGARVILVQLPRSLDALDEIAGLIARAASPDVRVFAGGRVKHMTSAMNEVLGKSFGSVNAGLARQKSRVITASAPQPCGTQRWPQSRRHDDLGLTIWAHGAAFAGNQIDVGTRFLLDYLDAVPAGARDVVDLGCGTGVLATDFAKRRPDAFVTATDQSAAAAASAGLTAEANGVGDRVTVQRDDGMSALPDASVDAVLLNPPFHIGASVHAGIALKLFAEAARVLRPGGTLLAVWNSHLRYRAQLERLVGRTTQLGRNAKFTVTASRRPD from the coding sequence GTGACGTCATTCTCCTTTGACTTGCTCCGTCGGTGGCCAGATATCGAAGCGCCCAATCTCTACGCAGTGGATGCGACCGACCGGCTGCTGCTTGACACTGCAAAAGCAGAGCTGGCGGATGCTGAGAAAGACAGCGTCGTGGCGATCGGGGACCGCTACGGTGCCCTCGCGCTGGGTGCGGCCGCGCTGCACAGCGCCGCCGGCATCCGCGTGCATCAAGATGGTCTCTCGCAGGAACATGCCATTGTCGCGAATGCCGAGCGATTCGGCCTCAGCGAACGCATTGTCATGCGACCTCTCGACGACGATCTGGTGAGTGGTGCTCGCGTGATTCTGGTGCAGCTTCCCCGTTCGCTCGATGCGCTCGACGAGATCGCCGGGCTGATCGCGCGCGCGGCATCGCCGGATGTTCGCGTTTTCGCCGGCGGTCGTGTCAAGCACATGACATCGGCGATGAACGAGGTTCTCGGTAAGTCTTTCGGCAGTGTGAACGCGGGGCTTGCACGCCAGAAATCGCGTGTGATCACGGCATCCGCTCCTCAACCGTGTGGCACGCAGAGGTGGCCACAATCGCGCAGACACGACGACCTCGGGCTGACCATCTGGGCGCACGGGGCAGCCTTTGCGGGAAACCAGATCGACGTGGGAACACGGTTTCTGCTCGACTATCTCGATGCTGTGCCCGCCGGAGCACGCGACGTCGTCGACCTGGGCTGTGGTACGGGGGTGCTCGCCACCGATTTTGCGAAGCGACGGCCGGATGCGTTCGTCACAGCGACCGATCAGTCGGCAGCCGCGGCGGCATCCGCCGGCCTCACGGCCGAGGCAAACGGTGTTGGTGATCGGGTCACCGTTCAGCGCGACGATGGGATGTCTGCCCTGCCTGACGCATCCGTTGATGCGGTGCTGCTGAACCCGCCATTTCACATCGGCGCCTCGGTTCACGCTGGCATCGCGCTGAAGCTCTTCGCCGAAGCCGCGCGCGTGCTCAGGCCCGGGGGCACGCTGCTTGCCGTGTGGAATTCGCACCTGCGCTATCGTGCGCAGCTCGAGCGTCTGGTCGGTCGCACGACGCAGCTGGGTCGCAACGCGAAATTTACGGTGACCGCGTCACGTCGACCCGACTGA
- a CDS encoding alpha/beta hydrolase, which translates to MELIFVHGALVRDGQWWWQPTAELLQKRTGVQSRSVALPSCGETSLDELSGGLAADAAALRRELDNVNSAIVVGHSYGGTVIAEAGHHDAVEHLLYVSSYLPDAGTSQGAIMSGESDPVSIGDNGDGTLSVSGYDAASFGARFLHDADDETQRRGWDRVTAQSAGAFMTPTSAAGWQGVDSTYIVCEHDHSTSVELQRFHADRATRSFEVPTGHHPFITRPDLIVEQLEALLQQ; encoded by the coding sequence ATGGAATTGATCTTCGTTCACGGAGCGCTTGTGCGAGACGGGCAATGGTGGTGGCAGCCGACTGCCGAGCTTCTGCAGAAACGCACGGGGGTCCAGAGTCGCTCGGTTGCGTTGCCCTCGTGCGGTGAGACCTCTCTCGACGAACTTTCCGGCGGCCTCGCTGCAGACGCCGCGGCGCTTCGCCGTGAGCTCGACAATGTGAATTCGGCGATCGTCGTCGGGCATTCCTACGGCGGCACGGTCATCGCCGAAGCCGGCCATCATGACGCCGTCGAGCACCTGCTCTACGTGTCGTCGTATCTTCCTGATGCCGGAACGTCGCAGGGCGCGATCATGAGCGGTGAGAGCGATCCCGTCTCGATCGGCGACAACGGCGACGGCACGCTGAGCGTCTCTGGCTACGACGCTGCGTCGTTCGGAGCCCGCTTCCTTCACGACGCCGACGACGAAACTCAGCGCCGGGGGTGGGACAGAGTGACTGCGCAGTCCGCCGGGGCCTTCATGACGCCGACCAGTGCTGCCGGCTGGCAGGGGGTCGATTCGACGTACATCGTCTGCGAGCACGACCACAGCACATCCGTCGAACTGCAACGGTTCCACGCCGACCGGGCGACACGCTCATTCGAGGTGCCGACCGGTCACCACCCGTTCATCACTCGTCCCGACCTGATCGTCGAACAGCTGGAGGCGCTTCTTCAGCAGTGA
- a CDS encoding LLM class flavin-dependent oxidoreductase — translation MTRQIRFNAFDMNCVAHQSSGLWRHPDDRSRDYNTIEYWTRLAQLLERGKFDGLFIADVLGTYDVYGSSNEGAIKHGAQVPVNDPLLLVSAMAAVTENLGFGVTAGTAYEHPYPFARRLTTLDHLTKGRVGWNVVTGYLPSAARNMGHDDQMEHDDRYDYADEYLEVLYKLWEGSWEDDAVQFDRESGVFTDPSKVHEIGHEGKNFTVPGIHISEPSPQRTPVIYQAGASPRGVKFAAENAEAIFIANSTKDGLKETVTRIRDGLEAAGRGRYDARIYALITVITDSTPEKAQAKLDDYLSYASPEGAAVFLSGWMGVDLSKYSLDEPVGNVKSNAIQSAVANVQRGADDGTVWTVGDIAKQGAIGGLGPYIVGSGEEIADQLQEIAEHSDVDGFNLAYAVTPGTFEDIVEHVIPVLQSRGAYQTDYTPGTLRNKLQEKGDRVSPEHRAAQYSYRNRVSQGA, via the coding sequence ATGACTCGCCAGATTCGCTTCAACGCCTTCGACATGAACTGCGTCGCACACCAGTCCTCTGGGCTGTGGCGGCATCCGGATGACCGGTCGCGTGACTACAACACGATCGAGTACTGGACTCGTCTCGCGCAGCTGCTGGAGCGCGGCAAGTTTGACGGGCTGTTCATCGCCGATGTGCTCGGCACCTACGATGTGTATGGCTCGAGCAACGAGGGAGCGATCAAACACGGAGCGCAGGTGCCCGTGAACGATCCGCTTCTGCTGGTGTCGGCAATGGCCGCCGTCACAGAGAACCTCGGCTTCGGCGTGACGGCGGGCACTGCCTACGAGCACCCGTACCCGTTTGCGCGCCGCCTGACGACGCTCGATCATCTCACGAAGGGTCGCGTCGGCTGGAACGTCGTGACGGGATACCTCCCCAGCGCGGCCCGCAACATGGGACACGACGACCAGATGGAGCACGACGACCGTTACGACTACGCCGATGAGTACCTCGAGGTGCTCTACAAGCTGTGGGAAGGCTCGTGGGAAGACGACGCCGTGCAGTTCGACCGTGAGTCGGGAGTGTTCACGGACCCGAGCAAGGTGCACGAGATCGGGCATGAGGGAAAGAACTTCACAGTTCCCGGCATCCACATCTCTGAGCCAAGCCCGCAGCGAACGCCCGTGATCTACCAGGCTGGCGCGTCGCCGCGCGGCGTGAAATTCGCTGCGGAGAACGCCGAGGCTATCTTCATCGCCAACTCGACGAAAGATGGACTGAAAGAGACAGTCACGCGCATTCGGGATGGCCTCGAGGCAGCGGGCCGCGGCCGCTATGACGCGCGCATTTACGCGCTTATCACGGTGATCACGGACTCCACGCCGGAGAAGGCCCAGGCGAAACTTGACGATTATCTCAGCTATGCGAGCCCCGAGGGCGCAGCAGTCTTCCTTTCGGGCTGGATGGGCGTCGACCTGTCGAAGTACTCGCTCGACGAGCCCGTGGGCAACGTCAAGAGCAACGCCATCCAGTCCGCCGTCGCCAATGTTCAGCGCGGTGCCGACGACGGCACTGTGTGGACGGTCGGCGACATTGCAAAGCAAGGCGCGATCGGTGGGCTCGGGCCGTACATTGTGGGAAGCGGCGAAGAGATCGCTGACCAGCTCCAGGAGATTGCGGAGCATTCAGACGTCGACGGCTTCAACCTGGCATACGCGGTGACGCCCGGCACGTTCGAAGACATCGTTGAGCACGTGATTCCCGTTTTGCAGTCACGCGGCGCCTATCAGACGGACTACACGCCCGGAACTCTGCGCAACAAGCTGCAGGAGAAGGGCGATCGTGTGTCCCCGGAGCACCGTGCCGCTCAGTACAGCTACCGCAATCGGGTCTCGCAGGGGGCCTGA
- a CDS encoding VOC family protein has product MGITMENVGIAVRDIDATIAFFTDLGLTVVGRDTISGDWADTAVGLDGNHAKIAVLQTPDGVGRLELFEYIHPDAIESQPAQPNEIGMHRVAFSVDDIDKALEIAAGHGCQPLRGVATYEDVYKLAYVRGPSGIIVMLAEKLTTD; this is encoded by the coding sequence ATGGGTATCACAATGGAGAATGTCGGCATCGCGGTTCGCGATATTGACGCAACGATCGCGTTCTTCACCGACCTCGGGCTCACGGTGGTCGGCCGTGACACGATCAGTGGCGATTGGGCCGACACTGCCGTCGGGCTTGATGGCAACCACGCAAAGATCGCAGTGCTCCAAACACCAGATGGAGTGGGCCGACTTGAGCTCTTCGAATACATTCACCCCGATGCCATCGAGTCACAACCCGCTCAGCCTAATGAGATCGGCATGCACCGCGTTGCCTTCTCCGTCGATGACATTGACAAAGCGCTTGAGATAGCAGCAGGGCACGGCTGTCAGCCTCTTCGCGGCGTGGCAACCTATGAAGACGTCTACAAGCTCGCATACGTGCGCGGGCCGAGCGGCATCATCGTGATGCTCGCGGAAAAACTGACGACGGACTGA
- a CDS encoding dihydrofolate reductase, whose protein sequence is MSVTLVAAMGRNLVIGAEGGMPWHLPEDLKHFKAVTLGTTMIMGRRTFDSIGRPLPGRRTIVVTRDAGWHRDGVETAHSLGAALALAGDARVSIVGGGQIYAQAMDLADHMELTFIDAEPDGDTVFPEWLDADWREVARDCREGFDFVSFERLHR, encoded by the coding sequence ATGAGCGTCACACTCGTCGCGGCCATGGGGCGAAACCTGGTGATCGGCGCGGAGGGCGGCATGCCGTGGCACCTGCCCGAAGACCTCAAGCACTTCAAAGCGGTGACTCTCGGAACGACGATGATCATGGGTCGTCGCACATTCGACTCGATCGGTCGACCGCTGCCTGGCCGACGCACGATCGTTGTGACACGGGATGCCGGGTGGCACCGCGACGGCGTCGAGACCGCGCATTCGCTCGGCGCTGCGCTCGCGCTCGCAGGTGATGCACGGGTCTCGATCGTCGGCGGTGGTCAAATCTATGCGCAGGCGATGGATCTCGCCGACCACATGGAGCTCACGTTCATCGATGCCGAGCCCGACGGCGACACCGTGTTTCCTGAGTGGCTGGATGCCGACTGGCGCGAAGTGGCGCGTGATTGCCGCGAGGGCTTCGACTTCGTGTCGTTCGAGCGGCTGCATCGCTAA
- a CDS encoding glutathione S-transferase family protein, giving the protein MAESTDADGRYVEPGQPYDRDTNYIEDRITRDGRDGWPVEAERYRLIAARACPWANRTIIVRRLLGLEDAISLGLPGPTHDQRSWTFDLDPGGVDPVLGIERLQQAYFTRFSDYPRGITVPAIVDVPTGAVVTNNFPQITLDFETEWSAFHRDGAPDLYPDALRSEIDEVSEIVYHDVNNGVYKAGFAGSQKAYERAFNTLFDRLDWLSERLERQRFLVGDSITEADVRLFTTLARFDAVYHGHFKCNRSKLAEMPVLWAYARDLFQTPGFGDTIDFAQSKAHYYIVHRDINPSGIVPLGPDETVWLTPHGREELGGRPFGDGTPPPPSRESEGVPKLRSA; this is encoded by the coding sequence ATGGCTGAATCGACGGATGCTGACGGGCGCTACGTAGAGCCGGGGCAGCCCTACGATCGCGACACGAACTACATTGAAGATCGGATTACCCGAGATGGGCGTGATGGCTGGCCCGTTGAAGCGGAACGCTACCGGCTGATCGCTGCGCGTGCGTGCCCCTGGGCGAACCGCACGATCATTGTGCGGCGCCTGCTCGGGCTCGAAGACGCGATTTCGCTCGGCCTGCCTGGGCCGACACACGATCAGCGCAGCTGGACGTTCGACCTCGACCCGGGCGGGGTCGACCCCGTGCTCGGGATCGAGCGGTTGCAACAGGCCTACTTCACGCGCTTCAGCGACTACCCGCGCGGCATCACGGTGCCGGCAATCGTCGACGTTCCCACCGGGGCCGTTGTCACCAATAACTTCCCTCAGATCACTCTCGACTTCGAGACGGAGTGGAGCGCCTTCCACCGCGACGGTGCGCCGGATCTCTATCCCGATGCACTGCGGAGCGAGATCGACGAGGTGAGCGAAATCGTCTATCACGACGTCAATAATGGTGTGTACAAGGCGGGTTTCGCCGGATCTCAGAAGGCGTACGAACGCGCATTCAACACACTCTTCGATCGTCTCGACTGGCTGAGCGAGCGCCTCGAACGGCAGCGCTTTCTTGTGGGTGACAGCATCACCGAGGCCGATGTGCGGCTGTTCACAACGCTCGCGCGCTTCGACGCCGTGTACCACGGGCACTTCAAGTGCAATCGGTCGAAACTTGCCGAGATGCCCGTGCTCTGGGCGTATGCGCGCGATCTCTTCCAGACTCCCGGATTTGGCGACACGATCGACTTCGCGCAGAGCAAAGCGCACTATTACATCGTTCACCGTGACATCAACCCGAGCGGCATCGTGCCGCTCGGGCCAGACGAGACCGTGTGGCTCACCCCACATGGGCGTGAAGAACTCGGCGGTCGCCCCTTTGGAGACGGCACGCCCCCACCCCCGTCGCGCGAAAGTGAGGGCGTGCCGAAACTGCGATCCGCCTAG
- a CDS encoding glycosyltransferase: protein MIATDQHPESLGGAQVSIRLQKKFLEKAGHQVTIVAPGMHREHPRDPCYVELPSFPITFDREYALTRPGRRSDRTLDAEMARRGPVDVVHIQGDFWGAVIGLRFARRHGIPVVLTFHNNMEFGLRKTVPFPKLATKMLLSLEGRSLGGQMSLLRPDAWRYLNELALRADAVTAPSNHFAALLRTKGVAQEIDVVRTGADDDVIDDVLAGLDRDAKKPRPSLVWMGRMSHEKRILEFLQAVKRSGVNAEVRLYGQGLLLSKAREFVAKHKLRDRVVFVGKVPYRDALAAIANADALAQTSIGFETQGMTVFEAAALGTTSIVCDPQIAAELPEGVYAEPENDSIDALAATITRVVDSTASGELSRPSPSAAETLRQSAQTARMIEIYERVTA from the coding sequence ATGATCGCGACCGACCAGCATCCTGAGTCGCTCGGCGGTGCGCAGGTTTCGATTCGGCTGCAGAAGAAGTTTCTTGAGAAGGCCGGCCATCAGGTGACGATCGTGGCCCCGGGCATGCACAGGGAGCATCCGCGCGACCCCTGCTATGTCGAGCTTCCGTCGTTTCCCATCACGTTTGACCGCGAATACGCGTTGACGCGCCCCGGCCGCAGAAGCGATCGCACACTTGACGCCGAGATGGCGCGCCGCGGCCCCGTCGACGTGGTGCACATCCAAGGCGATTTCTGGGGCGCTGTCATCGGGCTGCGTTTCGCGCGGCGCCACGGCATTCCCGTTGTGCTCACGTTTCACAACAACATGGAGTTTGGCCTGCGCAAGACCGTGCCGTTTCCGAAACTCGCGACGAAGATGCTGCTGAGTCTCGAGGGGCGTTCGCTCGGCGGCCAGATGTCGCTGCTTCGCCCTGACGCGTGGCGGTACCTCAACGAGCTTGCCCTGAGGGCGGATGCTGTCACGGCGCCCAGCAACCACTTCGCGGCGCTTCTTCGCACGAAAGGTGTCGCGCAAGAGATCGACGTTGTGCGCACGGGTGCAGACGACGACGTGATTGACGATGTACTTGCCGGCCTCGACCGTGATGCGAAGAAGCCTCGCCCCAGCCTCGTGTGGATGGGGCGCATGAGTCACGAGAAGCGCATTCTCGAGTTTCTTCAGGCGGTCAAGCGATCCGGAGTCAACGCCGAGGTGCGGCTCTACGGTCAGGGACTCCTGCTCTCGAAGGCGAGAGAGTTCGTGGCGAAGCACAAGCTGCGAGACCGCGTCGTCTTTGTCGGAAAGGTCCCCTATCGGGATGCACTCGCGGCGATCGCCAACGCCGATGCACTCGCGCAGACCTCCATCGGTTTCGAGACTCAGGGCATGACGGTTTTCGAGGCGGCGGCGCTCGGAACGACGTCGATTGTGTGCGACCCGCAGATCGCGGCGGAGCTTCCCGAGGGCGTCTATGCCGAGCCAGAGAACGATTCGATCGACGCGCTCGCAGCGACAATCACACGGGTCGTCGACTCCACAGCATCCGGTGAGCTCAGTCGTCCCTCTCCCAGTGCGGCCGAAACGCTGCGCCAGAGCGCTCAGACAGCGCGCATGATCGAGATCTATGAGCGCGTCACCGCCTGA